In Macrobrachium nipponense isolate FS-2020 chromosome 15, ASM1510439v2, whole genome shotgun sequence, a single genomic region encodes these proteins:
- the LOC135226927 gene encoding nematocyst expressed protein 4-like — protein MAAIIRLVIAYNFLVASSTLAAHGHHREPHYEVPAKYDFGYAVRDDYSGNDFAHQETREGYSTTGEYRVLLPDGRVQVVTYTADETGYHPVVSYEGEAAYPAHTPQPYKPAPHPHPAPYKPTPYPAPYKPTPYPAPYKPEPRPHPATLQARTSPHPDP, from the exons CTGGTTATAGCCTACAATTTCCTGGTGGCGTCGAGCACGCTCGCTGCGCATGGGCATCACCGCGAGCCCCATTATGAG GTCCCTGCCAAGTACGACTTCGGCTACGCCGTCAGGGACGACTACAGCGGCAACGACTTCGCCCACCAGGAAACCCGCGAAGGCTACTCGACCACGGGCGAGTACCGGGTCCTCCTGCCGGATGGCCGAGTCCAGGTGGTGACTTACACAGCCGACGAAACCGGATACCATCCCGTCGTCTCCTACGAAGGAGAGGCCGCGTATCCTGCGCACACGCCACAGCCTTACAAGCCagctcctcatcctcatcctgcACCTTACAAGCCAACTCCTTATCCTGCACCTTACAAGCCAACTCCTTATCCTGCACCTTACAAGCCAGAACCTCGTCCTCATCCTGCTACCTTACAAGCCAGAACCTCACCTCATCCTGATCCTTAA